From Corvus cornix cornix isolate S_Up_H32 chromosome 6, ASM73873v5, whole genome shotgun sequence, one genomic window encodes:
- the SLC25A16 gene encoding graves disease carrier protein isoform X2, translating to MMIRIFPYGAIQFMAFDQYKKVIKKQLGISGHVHRLMAGSMAGITAVICTYPLDMVRVRLAFQVKGEHKYMGIIHAFKMIYTKEGGFSGFYRGLMPTVVGMAPYAGFSFFTFGTLKSIGLAQAPNLLGRPSLDNPDVLVLKTHVNLLCGGIAGAIAQTISYPLDVTRRRMQLGAVLPDSEKCLTMVQTLKYVYQQHGIRRGLYRGLSLNYIRCIPSQAVAFTTYELMKQFLHLN from the exons ATGATGATTAGAATCTTCCCGTATGGTGCTATTCAGTTTATGGCATTTGACCAATATAAAAAG GTAATAAAGAAACAACTTGGAATTTCTGGGCATGTGCATCGATTAATGGCTGGATCCATGGCAG gtATTACAGCAGTGATTTGTACTTACCCTCTTGATATGGTTAGAGTTCGCCTGGCGTTCCAAGTAAAAGGGGAACACAAGTACATGGGAATTATCCATGCATTCAAGATGATTTACAcaaag gaagGTGGTTTTAGTGGGTTCTACAGAGGGCTGATGCCGACTGTGGTGGGAATGGCGCCATATGCCG gtttttcattttttacctTTGGTACCTTAAAGAGCATTGGACTTGCTCAAGCACCTAACTTGCTTGGACGGCCTTCATTAGATAACCCCGATGTCTTAGTTTTGAAAACACATGTAAATCTGCTGTGTGGTGGCATAGCCGGAGCAATAGCTCAGACGATATC ATATCCCCTGGATGTAACTCGTAGGCGAATGCAGTTAGGAGCAGTACTCCCAGACTCTGAAAAGTGCCT TACAATGGTGCAGACACTGAAATACGTGTATCAACAACATGGAATACGGAGAGGACTATACCGTGGCTTATCCTTAAATTACATTCGTTGTATTCCTTCCCAGGCTGTGGCTTTTACCACATATGAACTTATGAAACAATTCTTGCACCTCAACTGA
- the SLC25A16 gene encoding graves disease carrier protein isoform X1: MASPAAAGPGAALPPAAAHRDFYWLRSFIAGGVAGCCAKTTTAPLDRVKILLQAHNHHYKHLGVFSTLRAVPKKEGYLGLYKGNGAMMIRIFPYGAIQFMAFDQYKKVIKKQLGISGHVHRLMAGSMAGITAVICTYPLDMVRVRLAFQVKGEHKYMGIIHAFKMIYTKEGGFSGFYRGLMPTVVGMAPYAGFSFFTFGTLKSIGLAQAPNLLGRPSLDNPDVLVLKTHVNLLCGGIAGAIAQTISYPLDVTRRRMQLGAVLPDSEKCLTMVQTLKYVYQQHGIRRGLYRGLSLNYIRCIPSQAVAFTTYELMKQFLHLN, translated from the exons ATGGCTTctccggcggcggcggggcccggcgccGCGCTGCCCCCGGCCGCGGCGCACCGAGACTTCTACTGGCTGCGCTCCTTCATCGCCGGAG GTGTTGCAGGATGTTGTGCCAAAACAACTACTGCACCACTGGATCGAGTAAAGATTTTGCTGCAAGCTCATAACCACCATTACAAACATCTAG GAGTATTTTCTACGTTGCGTGCTGTCCCCAAAAAGGAAGGCTACCTTGGGCTGTATAAAGGAAATGGGGCAATGATGATTAGAATCTTCCCGTATGGTGCTATTCAGTTTATGGCATTTGACCAATATAAAAAG GTAATAAAGAAACAACTTGGAATTTCTGGGCATGTGCATCGATTAATGGCTGGATCCATGGCAG gtATTACAGCAGTGATTTGTACTTACCCTCTTGATATGGTTAGAGTTCGCCTGGCGTTCCAAGTAAAAGGGGAACACAAGTACATGGGAATTATCCATGCATTCAAGATGATTTACAcaaag gaagGTGGTTTTAGTGGGTTCTACAGAGGGCTGATGCCGACTGTGGTGGGAATGGCGCCATATGCCG gtttttcattttttacctTTGGTACCTTAAAGAGCATTGGACTTGCTCAAGCACCTAACTTGCTTGGACGGCCTTCATTAGATAACCCCGATGTCTTAGTTTTGAAAACACATGTAAATCTGCTGTGTGGTGGCATAGCCGGAGCAATAGCTCAGACGATATC ATATCCCCTGGATGTAACTCGTAGGCGAATGCAGTTAGGAGCAGTACTCCCAGACTCTGAAAAGTGCCT TACAATGGTGCAGACACTGAAATACGTGTATCAACAACATGGAATACGGAGAGGACTATACCGTGGCTTATCCTTAAATTACATTCGTTGTATTCCTTCCCAGGCTGTGGCTTTTACCACATATGAACTTATGAAACAATTCTTGCACCTCAACTGA